The sequence ATACTATTTTAAAAAATATTATTCTTGAAATTTCTCTATTATGTGAACATTTACTAAAAACCAAGCTGTGTTATCAATCAAGCATTAATAGTGATGATGATGGGTATGAGATAGTAAAAGATTATTTAAATAATAATATACCAAAAACGATACTTTTATATAATGAAGGCAAAATTCATTATTATTCTAAAGCTATGTTGGATAAATATAGAAATAATATGCCTATTTGGGTATTTATAGAAATATTAACTTTTGGAGAATTAATTAAATTTTATGATTATTATACAAAAAAATACCATATACAAAGTAGAGATAGAATTAATATATTTGACTTATACACAATAAAAAGTATTAGAAATATATCAGCACATAATATTTGTATATTACATACTTTTACAATGCCTTATATAGATAATTTTAGATTTTCATTTAGGCTTAAAAGTTTATTGGATAATAAAAATCTTATTTCAAGAACATCTAATCAAATTAAAATACCTATTATTCATGATTTCTTATGTTTATTATATATTTATAAAAATATTTGTAAATCAATAGAAACAAAAACTATGATAAAAAATAAAATTGATTCTTTTTTTAACGAATGTGAAAAATACCCTGAATATTTTTGTAAAAATACAATTATAAAAAGCAGATATGAGTTTGTTAAAAAATCAACCTCAATTATCTTAAGCTAATTGTAAAAAAAATTATGTATAATT is a genomic window of Campylobacter blaseri containing:
- a CDS encoding Abi family protein; this encodes MKTKLSIKEQIEHMKAQGIKFTDDLCSELEAEKFLENSNYFFKVKSFAKNYEKVNGQYKNLEFEYLRKFSILDTILKNIILEISLLCEHLLKTKLCYQSSINSDDDGYEIVKDYLNNNIPKTILLYNEGKIHYYSKAMLDKYRNNMPIWVFIEILTFGELIKFYDYYTKKYHIQSRDRINIFDLYTIKSIRNISAHNICILHTFTMPYIDNFRFSFRLKSLLDNKNLISRTSNQIKIPIIHDFLCLLYIYKNICKSIETKTMIKNKIDSFFNECEKYPEYFCKNTIIKSRYEFVKKSTSIILS